Part of the Candidatus Bathyarchaeota archaeon genome, TTGCTCTTGGATTGACAAAAGTTGATGTATTGAAGAAACCAAAAATTGCATTGCTTTCTACAGGAAGTGAATTAATCCCACCTGGAAGTGAGGACGCACTAGGCAGAACGATAGATGTTAACAGGATAATTATTTCATCCATGGCTAGAGTCTTGGGAGCAGAAGTGATTGACTTAGGTATTGCAAAAGATGATGTTGACGAAATAAAATCAAAGATTAAGGAAGGCATGGTTAGGGGCGATCTAATCATTGTTACGGGAGGGACTTCTGTTGGTGATACAGATCTAACACTAGATGCAATCAATTCTATCGACAAACCCCAAGCCTTAATTCATGGCATTTCTGTAAGACCAGGAAAACCTACAGGTTTAGCAATTTTAAAAAACAAATTTATAGCTTCCTTATCTGGCTACCCAGTTGCTGCTATGATTGGATTTGAAGCCTTGGTGAAGCCCATTCTCATAAAGCTGATGGGAATTTTTGAAGATACAACCCCTATTATTAGAGCAAAATTGACACGCAGGATTACTTCGCCTTTAGGGGAAAAAAATTACGTCAGGGTTCGTATTGAGAAATCTGATGGCGAATTCATAGCTTGTCCAGTAAGATCCACTGGTTCTGGAATTATTTCAAGTATGATCAGAGCAAACGGATTTTTGATTATTCCAGAGGATAGAGAAGGAATAGATGAAGAAGAAATTGTAGAGATTTTGTTATTTAGACCAATAGATGAGGTAATTTAAAAAAAGATAATCGCTCTAAGATTCCAGATTAATGGTTCTCTTGTTCTTTTATTTGTTTTATAATATCCTCTAATTTATCCTCGTCTAGAATGCCGATATGGAACAATCTTTTGGCTATATCTGAAA contains:
- a CDS encoding molybdopterin molybdotransferase MoeA; protein product: MNHTKIKAIKETLKIEKAVKKILDKIEFPKLASEFVPIEEALGRILAENLKSPKEIPQFDKSAVDGYAVVAENTFGASLTNPLIIRKVGQVKTGDIDAPEVKDGEAVLLYTGSRIPKGANAVLMIEYTNIIDNEKIEIHASVAPGQNVSKSGEDVKSGELILKKGTRLKPQDLGMLVALGLTKVDVLKKPKIALLSTGSELIPPGSEDALGRTIDVNRIIISSMARVLGAEVIDLGIAKDDVDEIKSKIKEGMVRGDLIIVTGGTSVGDTDLTLDAINSIDKPQALIHGISVRPGKPTGLAILKNKFIASLSGYPVAAMIGFEALVKPILIKLMGIFEDTTPIIRAKLTRRITSPLGEKNYVRVRIEKSDGEFIACPVRSTGSGIISSMIRANGFLIIPEDREGIDEEEIVEILLFRPIDEVI